The nucleotide window AGCTATGGCGCGCCGACGAGGACCATCGGGAGCGTGCACGGACCCGAGGTCAATCCGAAATCGCTTTATCAGACGAATCTCGATGGACATGGAACGCACAGTGGATGGAAAAACAGCACTTACGGGATGACGCAGTACGCGCCTAATGCGCCACCTTGTTTCAACGAGGAGGCCACGTTTTTGTGCCATGTGAATCATTCCGAACCGTGCCAGGAGTCTAATACCAACTTGATGGGCCTTTTGCTGGCCCTCACGGTGCACTCGATCCTCGAGGGACTGGCGATCGGTTTGCAGAAAGCCATGTCAGAGGTGACTGTCAACATTCATCTGTATAAACTCGTAAAGATGCCTGAGGATTTGATTAAAAGACAGATATTATTTTCAGGTATTACTTTTGGTGGGAGCAGTGTCCTCCCACAAGTTCGTCGTCGGTTTTTGTTTAGGATTGGAGCTAGCAGGCGCCAACAGCAGCCTTTGCAGGCTACTTTtagcaattttctttttctccatcGGGTCTGCAATCGGAATAGGAATCGGAATGATAACGCTCCGCGTGAGTACCTTACAACTATAATATTCCATGTActattaaatatgttataaGTAGCCATACGTATACTATACAATgatatatagaatattgtaatttaatataatataaaagaacacTCAGTCCAGATTTACTGTTTAGAGACAGAAATGTGATAATAacagaaatgataaaatttttgGATTTGAGCAGTTGGACAAGAGCTGGATGGACTTCGCCTTTCCGTTTTTGCAAGGTTTAGCTGGTGGCACGTTGCTCTACGTGACAGTCAGCGAGATACTTCCCAGAGAGAGGGCAAGATGGCATAAGAGCGAGCGACGTTACGCGGGTATTTTACAGTTCTTCTCCGCGTGCGTTGGATTCACTTTTATTGCGCTCTTGAACAGCTACTTGGCCACGTGAACGCTTCTCAGGCTATTATTCAAAGTTCACAGAAATTGTCCGTAAAAAGAACTCGAATGGAATGGAACAATGGACTGCGAGgaactgaaaaacaaaataaaaaagaaatagacaAAACATAGGAAGCTTCccagaaat belongs to Hylaeus volcanicus isolate JK05 unplaced genomic scaffold, UHH_iyHylVolc1.0_haploid 11531, whole genome shotgun sequence and includes:
- the LOC128882402 gene encoding zinc transporter ZIP3-like, with translation YAIRPPKPKNIFPKGHDVSPRLPSVNTYLPLKHSRKGTLPEVISFRHSKKSGFLLINLYYGQLENGILDCSYGAPTRTIGSVHGPEVNPKSLYQTNLDGHGTHSGWKNSTYGMTQYAPNAPPCFNEEATFLCHVNHSEPCQESNTNLMGLLLALTVHSILEGLAIGLQKAMSEVLLLVGAVSSHKFVVGFCLGLELAGANSSLCRLLLAIFFFSIGSAIGIGIGMITLRLDKSWMDFAFPFLQGLAGGTLLYVTVSEILPRERARWHKSERRYAGILQFFSACVGFTFIALLNSYLAT